A segment of the Crassostrea angulata isolate pt1a10 chromosome 10, ASM2561291v2, whole genome shotgun sequence genome:
GTCTTCTAACTATAgcctgtcccaagttattgcttccatcaattttttatcatccgggcttattaatggctgatgcaatgaaAAATCCCCGTACaatttctattttgggatgtgtattgaaacctgaagaggtagagggggcgtttcaaaacagataatctggaaatttttcatattagtggatgaacgtagattgggcacaaaggtatttatgattatcgaaatatcaagcgaaaagtggtggaagcaaaaactcgagACAgagtataattaataaattgattatgaagtCAAATTCACCAAATTACTGTTATGTACATAAGATTTAGTATGTTAGtttaaagaaacagccaaatcttCTCCTGtaagactttgagtctgacatcatcatggttatttcgtgcagtccgtgatattttgtaggtcgctgtaggtttcgaccaatcgataaacagggcgtgtcaatttcagaccTGTCAATTTCTTCTTAGTTTCAGCCACTGTagaatcgataaacagggcgtgtagatttcagcctGACcttttctatagagctatgaattaactaaaagatttcgtaagaaatagagggaataatacttggtagatgttaATATATCTCAGTAAACTTTTTTATATTGCTGttcattacttatatttacgctTTGGAATGGCAAATACATGATTGtagttaatcattaataatttaattctggttataacgcgctttctgatcggctaaaaaattatttcatttcgtataaagaatgttgcccacgtcatagtaagactaacgtcaaaaatcaatacgcctgacgttacgtttgaatctatactactatattaaaataatagactcgcatttttggtctttaatatcGAGAattcggaagaatactgtcttttgttttatatattttagacatcattggtacttgaagattaccaatttgttttaattttttctcagttaagcttcgctaattaataatcaacgaaaattccccaaaaaatcccggaaatcacctggattttttggattttacaatcttgcgcttgcgcaatacatttacgctaacgggatctttagtttatgtttccacaatatcacatctgcatgaataaactcagaaatgataatacaaatacgggtaaattttcattggacttttgctatatattctgttcatgtatatattaatgatttcttatgagagaaagtataagataacaattaacatttgaagtacttttgtcttcgtgatgataaaattatttgattacatgccaaaaaaaagatacattatatttgttaggagagtaaagatagaatatgttttatcgtaaaaatgaataatgtcctacggacccagttttacaaagaaaatatgtgtacgttggtgaaaaaggtgttgaattcttccattctatggattaaaagttttagttgaaaggtatttgcagtctcaaaaaggtttgttgtgatgaatttgactgttattttcaaggcaacttcattaactttctccaaaatcgttccggagcgattcagcaattttctgctacattacgggtataaagaaggcattctaactgtggtgagggcctttcccgagactcagttagattattcaaactaagtaAAGtgaagtgaaattaatagcattattgtaggcttatagctttgttatgtaaatgtcaataataaggtgtgtcgatgtacccattttgtaaatgtaaaatatgcaatgtcaacccgtgcacgcacgggtcaaagtctagttttgTATAATTCTACGTcgttttaaaggtcaaatgtccgtttttatctacatgtacaatgaagagtattaaaagtttataaagcgtaaactcccccaaaccattttatttcgtataaaacaaataaatattgaattcattccttaaatataacattttttacgtGTGCAATATTGCAACCTTCAAATAACTGCGTGTTATAATCATTGTGACGTTTTGCTGTTCTATAAGTTCATATCTAAGGAAGCATATTTGCTAATGTAACTATACGCTTATATCTACCGTAATCTGTTGTGGTCCCCTTTACGCTTCCCAGTGTGGTGGTCTGTAAAGAGGCGCCCTCTACACCAGCTCCACTCAAGTAATTTTCGTCCCCGGTGAACGAGGATTGCTGTAGAGTGAGTTCATCGCCGGTACCAATGGAATCAGTCGCTGAACCAACGTCAATTGTGTCTGTTGAAATTGTTGTTGAAGTCCCATCAGTTGCTTTGGTTGAGGCCGTCGTGGAAATCACAGTTGTGGAAACAGTGAAAACAGTTGTTGAAATTTCCTCTCCAGTGTCCGAGGTACTTTTTTTACTGTCTATAATCCATGGAATCGTTGTGTTCATTCgtttcaaaattgaaaagaaaagtgTGGACTTCTTGAGttctatattacatgtaaatttcttaattatttttggAGTTACTGTGGCGCTGTTTTAGTTACCCTTCAAATTTTGGTGCGTTTGACGAAAGAGTTGGCATGTTTTTGCATCCTGAAATTCATGAATTCAACACGAGGAATTTTTATATCATGTTTcccaaaagaatttaaaatttacataatatatGTCCTTTGTGTAACAGCGACGTCACAAATAGAAAGAACAAACTTGACGCTAAATATTGTGGTTCCGCGTTTTAAAAGTTGATGACGTTAAAGATATATGACAAAGATTACGTTATCACTCCATGTGTTGCccagattattttttaataagcatatcaaatattaaaactaaaattcaTGGTCTCAATCTATTTCAGTTTGTTCTGTCTACGAtaatgaaattgacattaaCCATAAcgttgtttttcaaaataattacaaagaagatgggtggataaggcgtgtaaaatgcccatacacggtcggacaagctactgaaaaatttaaatatcaataaatctgatagttttttttaaaaatcatttaaaacgatgtatatttaacatatcattgatttgttacctataaatatgttcaaCACTTGGAATATTTTGACTCAAACAGATgcatacgtatcaaaacctgaaaatggtgtcattttttagaacttcgaggcatttttttttcattgagtGGGTCGGTGCTCCATATTTTACTCATAGTCTAAATAAATTCGAAttgaaaacaaaccgatttcaatcaacaaaaacgtggagagatgacccactatacattaaaaatgtcattttgaatCCAACAAttgaacaatttgaaaaaataatactagTCCttaagtccgtaaattcgtggccaaagtcaGACAAGGCATTTAACGGCCTTTTTtcttgtgtctgaaatggctcagtggttagagcacctgcCATAaactaaccttatatatctagggtttttatgttatgggttcgatgCCACCAAACTTTATTgtaatactttcatgttaaatactgaaatctgattggttaagacgcagttaataatatttactattaccctcagcgttagcaacgcacttggcaacgggtaacattaaaaaatgttacatgcgcgaaaataatgcgcgtacggttcgctgtagaattcacgttattcctatataaaagcagtaaaattttcttaaaattttaaaaaagacattcagtataacaaaataaatagtgcctgtttgggaggataacagttgaaattgacacccctcgaaaaccattgtcaacctccgcttcgcgtcggttgacaatggttttctcggggtgtcaatttcaactgttaccctcccaaacaggcactatttatataagacaatatttttttcgtatcatttgttagatatattttatctataaaaaaaagatataaaactgaatatagttagaaattgtgcttttgcaagcttgaattataatatatttgaatggatttcattgggaaaaaataaattcaaaatggtatttCACGACtcaaccaaatgggcatttgcgctatcttattcccccatctttttttccaaaatgtGTATTACTTAAAAATGATACTAAGGGTGTACCcccattataaatatttaatgatttgaTTGGCTGGGATTTAAATTGTACCCACCTGTTGTCTTCTGTTTACTATCTGTCGGGGCTGCTACTAGAAAGACACGTAGGGAACTTGCAGTGATGCAGCCCAAAAAAACATACACTGCGATCTTAGACGTGCACATTGCCATGACTGTGCCTCTGTCGGTAACTCTGGACTCCTGGTTTCTGGAAACACCATGTTTTTATAGATCTGTCATAACTGTTAACGGTCAGTTGGTAGAGTTTCTTTAGGAGCAAACATTGATAGGaggactacatgtataatagcaTTGTTCAGGAAATGAATGGTCCCAATAACTCACTTTGTACCAAGTCACTGTATGAATGTAAACACTATTTGTTTTCTATTTGGTTCTCAGGATGTCTCATTTCCAATGTAATAAGTTTGACAATGGGTTTTGTGTAGTAATTTTTGTTTCCAttcgatgaaaaaaaaacttgcaatatTCGGCGCACAAAGACTTGCAATATTATTGGACAACATAATAATACATTGTAGttgaaataaagataaaaaaatgcCGACAATGACGAAATAAGACTTAGATTTGTTTCGAACCAGGgatggtttttagctcaccggagcgaaaggctcaagtgagcttttttgatcaagatttgtccgttgtctgtcgttgttgtcgttgtaaactttttacattttcgacttcttctccatAACCACTGAGTCGAGTTCAACCAACAAAGCATCACTTGGTGAAGGTGAAGGGaactcaagtttgttcaaatgaagggccgtGCCTTTTTTAAGGGAAGGTAATTTGGagttattgaatttttttgctatttttaaaaaatcttctaaaaaaatcaatatggccagaaaagctcaaatttgtgtggaatcatcctcaagtagtgtagattcaagttttttcaaatcatagtccccgagggtagggtagAGCCAcgattgggggatcaagttttgcaTAGGAAGACATCAAGAAATGTTTttaggtagtttagattcaagtttgttcaaatcatggttcccggaggtAATGTGTGTTTAcaatgggggtgggggggggggggtatttacattggaaaatacaaaaaaaaaatttaaaacttccAAAAACCATTAGGCAAGAAAAGCTccaatttgtgtggaagcatcctctggaagtgtagaatcaagtttgttcaaatcatggtccccgggggtaaggatGGGCCGCAAGAGGGGGGGAGATAGGTGTTAAAACTgctttaacaagagcttggactttcggaAGAATGTTACTATCTACATTGCTCAACATAACAAGCTCTCGCATATTGACACCCTTTCTTCTAATTTGCTAAGAGaagctcattaatattcataggCTATCAAAACCGGAAAGTTGTTTGCAAAGATCTGCTCTGTTATGTGAAATTGACGCTGTTTCAACGAAATATAAGCCAATGACTGGACAGTTAACCATGAGTAGACCCCGTCTTCATCATATCGGAGTTTGTCACGTACTGCATGATGTTCAGTTCTTATTAAAATGGTTCTTAATGTTTACATGGGAAGATATAAagaaaagtctttaaaaatcttctggaTTGGCATTCACCcaaaaaaagctgaaacttgtgtgaaggaCAAATGTGCAGATTGCAGTTAAATCATGATTACCTGGAGAAAAGTGGCgccaaaaaaggggggggggtaaataagAACAAAGAGAAATCTAAAACAACAAAGGGGGTTTGGTCATATGTGGATAAAAAATTGGCAGATTCTTATCTTTCTGTGTTAGATCTACCGTACTTacttgtcaagatattttgaattttacactATTATGCTCATTTAATCAGGGTTATGGcgattgttgctcaggtgaggtgagcgatgtggaccatgggcctcttgttagttTGTGTAGAATTGTGGCTAATATCAAACTGAATTACCCGTAAATATAGTTTTGCTGCTACTTAATTACCTTAAGAAATTGGGAATTAGTGACATGTTCTAAGAGGTAATAGAATGTGTAAATCGTGCCTGAAATATACTAGTAATTGTTGACGAAGTCATTAACTAATTCAACATATTTGCAATCCACATTATCAAACACATCACTGaatttttatctttatcaaAATAGGTATAAGTTAGTCTCTCGGGTAAGTCAATGCCTTACTTACTAGTTGTTAAATGTCATTTAATGAGGATAAATGTATTGTTATAAAAGGACACATATCTGGATGCACtttgatatgttttttaaaaccgCAGAAGCATATATTCGCATTGCATTATCTTTCTTAGATTTGTGAATGTGGCAACACATTATTGAATTTCATTTGTGTAATTAATGAAACAGTGTTTAGATAAAACCGTATGCAATATGTCGCGTACTCTAGATCTATTGATGGAATACATCAATGAGCTGTAGATATTCTTTCGTAGCAACACCAAAGTGTAACATagcaaaaaatgtaaatatatgatttcAGGCTGGCCTAAGGTTTGTGTCAGTTTGACAATAAAGATTAGAAGAAAAGACGTGTTTCgtttgtaattctaaaatgaaaagaaacagTAAAATCATGCACATTAATTTAATTTCCTTTGTTTACATAAGACATAACAGAACTGTTATTGGTCGTCGTGCTCATATCACGAAGGCTTTGATAGAAATGACCTTGCAGTCCTGGGGGTCCGGTTTGAATGTGTACACTTCTCCCACCGTCCAGTCGTCAGGTAGTTTCTTCCGGCCGTCAAACACTAGCTGACTGCCGTAAGTCCGCCCAGCAAACTTTTTATTGCATTTGTCCAGAGTTATTCCTCCTTTTATATCTTTAGGTAAAAAGAACCCAATCACGTCTCCAACTTTCACGTTAATCTGGT
Coding sequences within it:
- the LOC128168064 gene encoding uncharacterized protein LOC128168064 encodes the protein MAMCTSKIAVYVFLGCITASSLRVFLVAAPTDSKQKTTDSKKSTSDTGEEISTTVFTVSTTVISTTASTKATDGTSTTISTDTIDVGSATDSIGTGDELTLQQSSFTGDENYLSGAGVEGASLQTTTLGSVKGTTTDYGHFGDVGAYGG